The window TAGATCTATAGAGCATTAAGCCCTGGATTACTTCGCTCCTCAAACCGGAAACAAGATGTGTGAGGTTATAATACCTACATTAATAGATGATGAAGTAAAAGATGATATATAGGGTATAGGGTATCATCCAAGTGTTTCCTGGGTAACTGGAGCTATATAACTTATGTTTTTAACTGAACCTTCAACAGATGTAGCTGTCGATTTAACAGAGATACTTAAACAAACAAAAAGATTATTTGGAGAAATAGACCCCGATTAAACACAGAATTATTGGTTAAGCAAATGAAAATATGTATGTTAATGATATTGAGGTTAAAAATAGAAGTATTTGCACATGATCCAGGTTATGCAAGTATCAAATAGATTCTTAAAGAATTTCACATAGCGGCCTATAGACCCGATATAGAAAGCACATATGCATTTGAACATTTAAAGAATGAAAATACTCAGATAATTGGATACTATATAGATAAAATATACAATAAATGTTTTAGAATACGGGTATTAAGCTTATGAGGTATGCAACAATAGACATAATAATATGCCCTAACTGTAGATTTTATCCATTAGAGGTAATTTCGTTTGAAACTCAAACAGTGAGCAAAAAGACTATAGAAATTTCGATACCTTTTTGCAGAACTTACTGTGGATTAAAGAAAGCTTTTCTAACGAATGTCGAAGCAAAAACAATGGTTGACTGTAAATTATGTCTTACAATAGACATAATATGGGGTCTCGTACTATGCCCTCATTGCTGTAGCTGGTATCCTATAATTTCAGGGTTACCTCTATTGTATCCCAATTACTTAAAAAACAATAGGAGAATAAAGGCACTATATAACCTATTTGAAAAAAGATTCTCTGACGCTCTAACGAAATTTTTGCATAGATGCAAATAGTGTTACGACCTTAAGTATCAAGAACTTTGATTAGAGATAATATGGATATGACGGTACCACTTCATTAATGAAATAATGTAAATACATATTCAATGCTACACGACGTTAAGAAACTATGACAAAACTAAGAAGTTAAAAGAACTAACTTCATGTCGTTAAGTTCATATAGGCCTAACAAAACCTGTTGTCAATTTAAAATTAATAAGTATGCTTAAAATTAGTCTTAAATAACTATATCTTTTTCTATAAACCATGTA is drawn from Ignisphaera sp. and contains these coding sequences:
- a CDS encoding Trm112 family protein, translated to MRYATIDIIICPNCRFYPLEVISFETQTVSKKTIEISIPFCRTYCGLKKAFLTNVEAKTMVDCKLCLTIDIIWGLVLCPHCCSWYPIISGLPLLYPNYLKNNRRIKALYNLFEKRFSDALTKFLHRCK